A section of the Polynucleobacter sp. AP-Sving-400A-A2 genome encodes:
- the folE gene encoding GTP cyclohydrolase I — MNDGIPLSEVIRKRIKAKKARFHANDNISAFIQPGELDALVEEVAVKMQAVLESLVIDTKSDHNTQNTSKRVAKMFVNEVFNGRYVEQPSLTKFPNVSQLNELMIIGPITVRSACSHHLCPIMGRVWIGILPDKNSALIGLSKYSRLTEWVMCRPQTQEEAVVELADMIEKKVKPTGVAIVMEADHFCMQWRGVKDPDSKMINSVMRGSFLKDPNLRREFLSLIARN, encoded by the coding sequence ATGAACGATGGCATCCCACTCTCAGAAGTAATACGCAAACGCATCAAAGCTAAAAAAGCACGATTTCATGCAAACGATAATATCTCTGCATTTATTCAGCCTGGGGAGCTCGATGCCTTAGTAGAAGAGGTAGCGGTAAAAATGCAGGCCGTCCTTGAGAGCCTGGTGATTGATACAAAAAGCGACCACAACACTCAAAATACAAGTAAGCGTGTTGCCAAAATGTTTGTCAATGAAGTGTTTAATGGCCGCTATGTAGAGCAACCTTCGCTAACAAAATTTCCTAATGTCAGTCAACTGAACGAGTTAATGATTATTGGCCCCATTACCGTCAGAAGCGCTTGCTCCCACCATCTTTGTCCGATTATGGGCAGAGTGTGGATTGGGATACTTCCGGATAAGAACTCCGCCCTCATTGGCCTCTCGAAATACTCTCGTCTAACCGAGTGGGTGATGTGTCGTCCGCAGACTCAGGAAGAGGCGGTTGTAGAGCTTGCCGATATGATTGAGAAAAAGGTTAAGCCTACTGGTGTTGCGATTGTGATGGAAGCTGATCATTTTTGTATGCAGTGGCGTGGCGTTAAGGATCCAGACTCTAAAATGATTAATAGCGTGATGCGGGGATCTTTCTTAAAAGATCCCAATTTACGTCGTGAATTTTTATCACTAATTGCACGCAATTAA
- a CDS encoding glutathione peroxidase, producing MNVLPNIELERLNGNKEPITDYAGKVLLVVNVASQCGFTSQYKELQGLYDEFHSQGLEILAFPCNQFGGQEPGTPQQIEAFCSTRFGVTFPVFQKTDVNGSNTHPLFEYLKTAAPGLLGTEAIKWNFTKFLVNRNGLPVKRFASASSPASISADIKKLL from the coding sequence TTGAACGTGCTACCGAATATCGAGTTAGAGCGCCTAAACGGCAATAAAGAACCTATTACTGACTATGCGGGCAAAGTGCTATTAGTAGTCAATGTAGCTAGCCAATGCGGCTTTACTTCCCAGTACAAAGAGCTACAAGGTCTATATGATGAATTTCATAGCCAGGGCTTAGAAATCCTTGCTTTTCCATGCAACCAATTTGGTGGCCAAGAGCCCGGTACTCCTCAGCAGATCGAAGCGTTTTGCAGCACCCGGTTTGGAGTCACCTTCCCTGTTTTTCAAAAAACGGATGTCAATGGCTCCAATACCCACCCCCTCTTTGAATACCTCAAAACAGCTGCTCCAGGTTTGCTTGGGACCGAAGCTATCAAGTGGAATTTCACAAAATTTCTAGTAAACCGTAATGGACTTCCAGTAAAACGATTTGCGTCAGCTAGCTCACCCGCGAGCATCAGTGCGGATATTAAAAAACTACTTTAA
- a CDS encoding dihydroneopterin aldolase, whose protein sequence is MTSTACIELKDLRLDTQIGTYAPGASIPDQHLLNLTLWISPKLILISEDLMDRVFDYDPLVLEIDRLAADGHYETQERLATRIVEACARYSEIESLEISLRKTPVRESSGVLGIKLYIDQSSLASMRTILT, encoded by the coding sequence ATGACATCAACGGCCTGCATCGAATTAAAAGATCTTAGATTAGATACCCAGATTGGGACTTATGCGCCTGGCGCCTCAATCCCCGATCAGCATTTACTAAATCTGACTTTATGGATCAGCCCTAAATTGATTTTGATTTCAGAAGATCTCATGGATCGGGTGTTCGACTACGATCCCCTCGTCCTTGAAATCGATCGCTTAGCTGCCGATGGTCATTACGAGACTCAAGAAAGATTGGCTACCAGAATAGTTGAGGCATGTGCTCGCTATTCGGAAATTGAGTCTCTAGAAATTAGCCTCAGAAAAACACCCGTACGGGAAAGCTCAGGCGTATTGGGGATCAAACTATATATTGATCAAAGTAGTCTTGCCAGTATGAGAACAATACTTACTTAA
- a CDS encoding glycosyltransferase, producing MITVVIASYKYGHLAAHCIESLLSQTQAPARILFVDDGAHDCGHLPSLYPDIEYILRPQNLGTVDNFHDLLMRVNTEYVLFIGADNWLRSDAIELLSNASADIVTYDIVVTGELKEEIHDRVPGETRSHQGDLYWDREGKHHGSMMYRTSLGQQVGYRERYADGIHPQEDWNLWDKMREQGATVASLNEGLLYYRRHRENFLKYDHLVDALEEEA from the coding sequence ATGATTACAGTCGTTATCGCCTCTTATAAGTACGGCCACCTTGCGGCACACTGCATTGAGTCCCTGCTATCTCAAACACAAGCCCCCGCCAGAATTCTATTTGTCGATGATGGGGCGCATGATTGTGGCCACTTACCTAGCTTATATCCCGATATTGAATATATTCTCAGACCGCAGAATTTAGGTACTGTGGATAATTTCCATGATTTACTCATGAGGGTCAATACGGAATACGTTCTGTTTATTGGCGCTGACAATTGGCTCAGATCAGATGCAATTGAGTTATTGTCAAATGCTAGTGCCGATATCGTTACTTATGACATCGTGGTTACTGGCGAATTAAAAGAAGAGATTCATGATCGTGTTCCTGGCGAGACTAGGTCTCACCAAGGAGATCTCTACTGGGATCGTGAGGGTAAGCACCATGGTTCAATGATGTATCGAACCTCGCTCGGTCAACAAGTAGGTTATAGGGAAAGATATGCTGATGGCATTCATCCGCAAGAGGACTGGAATCTTTGGGACAAAATGCGCGAGCAGGGCGCTACTGTGGCCAGTCTGAATGAAGGCCTTTTGTACTACAGAAGACATCGAGAAAATTTTTTAAAGTACGACCATCTCGTTGACGCTCTTGAGGAAGAGGCTTAA
- the serS gene encoding serine--tRNA ligase has protein sequence MIDPQLLRKDIAAVAARLATRKFQLDVERFNTLESERKSLQTRTEELQAKRNQLAKAIGMKKGKGEDAAAEMAEATQINVDMESGSARLAILQAEIADFLMGIPNLPDEAVPVGKDETENKEVKRWGATPQFSFPVKDHVDLGVPLGLDFESAAKISGSRFAVLKGPAARLHRALAQFMIDLHSTQHGYEELNVPLMVNAASMRGTGQLPKFEEDLFKVPRQMGGEDGAGEAKVENFYLIPTAEVPVTNLVRDTITAAEELPLKFVAHTPCFRSEAGSYGRDVRGMIRQHQFEKVELVQIAKPEDSMQLLEELTSHAEKVLELLELPYRKVLLCTGDMGFGSTKTYDLEVWIPSQNAYREISSCSNMGDFQARRMQARYKAGQGKPELVHTLNGSGLAVGRTGVALLENYQQADGSIAIPKALRPYLGGLEVLRPI, from the coding sequence ATGATTGATCCGCAATTACTTCGTAAAGATATCGCAGCTGTTGCTGCCCGTTTAGCTACGCGCAAATTTCAACTCGATGTTGAGAGGTTTAACACCTTAGAGTCCGAGCGTAAATCCTTGCAAACTCGCACTGAAGAATTGCAGGCCAAGCGTAACCAGCTGGCTAAAGCGATTGGCATGAAAAAAGGTAAGGGCGAAGATGCTGCTGCTGAAATGGCTGAAGCAACCCAGATTAACGTCGATATGGAATCAGGCTCAGCTCGCTTGGCGATATTGCAGGCAGAGATTGCAGATTTCTTGATGGGGATTCCTAACTTGCCGGATGAAGCAGTTCCAGTAGGTAAAGACGAGACTGAGAATAAAGAAGTCAAGCGTTGGGGCGCGACCCCCCAGTTTTCATTTCCCGTGAAAGATCATGTGGATTTGGGCGTACCACTAGGACTTGATTTTGAATCTGCTGCAAAGATTAGCGGCTCACGCTTTGCGGTTCTGAAGGGGCCTGCGGCCAGACTGCATCGTGCCCTAGCGCAATTCATGATTGATTTGCATTCAACTCAACATGGATACGAGGAGCTTAACGTCCCACTCATGGTGAATGCGGCATCTATGCGTGGCACTGGTCAGTTGCCGAAGTTTGAAGAAGACCTGTTTAAGGTTCCTCGCCAAATGGGTGGTGAAGATGGGGCAGGCGAAGCAAAAGTTGAAAACTTTTATTTGATACCGACAGCAGAAGTACCAGTTACCAATTTAGTGCGTGACACCATTACTGCGGCTGAAGAGTTGCCACTGAAATTCGTTGCGCATACCCCATGCTTTAGATCTGAGGCAGGAAGCTATGGTCGTGATGTGCGCGGCATGATTCGTCAACATCAATTTGAAAAAGTAGAGCTCGTACAAATTGCCAAGCCAGAAGACTCAATGCAGTTACTTGAAGAATTAACTTCGCATGCAGAAAAGGTTTTAGAGCTACTTGAGCTACCTTATCGAAAAGTATTGCTCTGCACTGGCGATATGGGCTTTGGAAGCACAAAGACCTATGACCTTGAAGTATGGATCCCATCGCAAAATGCGTATCGTGAGATCAGCTCTTGCTCCAATATGGGTGATTTTCAGGCAAGGCGTATGCAAGCAAGATATAAGGCCGGGCAAGGCAAGCCAGAGTTAGTGCATACCTTGAATGGATCAGGTCTAGCTGTTGGTAGAACTGGTGTTGCGCTTTTAGAGAACTACCAGCAGGCTGATGGCAGCATTGCGATACCGAAAGCTTTGCGACCTTACTTGGGTGGTTTAGAGGTTCTCAGGCCAATCTGA
- a CDS encoding DNA translocase FtsK: MARTAYPKSKTPLGLQPPENQGQGRMPRLLLEARWFISVGLCLALLAILVTYSKADPAWSHASFEAPKNLGGRFGAYLADLLLYIFGISAFWWVMLFGRRVLSGWRELWSIPLPLDPEAKPDSLVVRWLGFGLTLLSSMGLESIRMHSLTWELPRPPGGILGELIGDPLQMTLGFTGSTLVLLFTLCAGLSLFLHFSWLDIAEKVGRTLELAYNRLRERRDSEEDRKLGEAAAEEREEFVEEFRGRVEIAKPVQIVRAPVEILKSARVEREKQQPLFVDIPDSELPPLALLDPVPEVKETISADVLEFTSRLIERKLAEFNVDVKVIAAYPGPVVTRYEIDPAVGVKGSQIVNLSRDLARSLGVVSMRVVETIPGKTCMALELPNPTRQSVYLSEILSSQVYNDSHSNLTLALGKDISGSPVVADLAKMPHCLVAGTTGAGKSVGINAMILSILFKAKPDEVRLIMIDPKMLEMAMYDKIPHLLCPVVTDMKQAYNALNWAVNEMERRYKLMSKFGVRNLAGFNKKILEAEEKGEKLTNPFSLTPDDPEPIYKAPVIVIVIDELADLMMVSGKKIEELIARIAQKARAAGIHLVLATQRPSVDVITGLIKANVPTRISFQVSSKIDSRTILDQQGAEALLGMGDMLYMAPGTGLPVRVHGAFVSDDEVHRVVEWLKEKSEANYIDGVLEGADESTIDALTGEGGGEADPLYDQAVAIVLENKRPSISLVQRHLRIGYNRAARLLEDMEKAGLVSKMGNGGNREILHRSSE; encoded by the coding sequence ATTCCAAGGCGGATCCAGCTTGGTCGCATGCCAGCTTTGAGGCTCCCAAGAACCTTGGCGGGCGTTTTGGAGCCTATTTGGCTGACTTATTGCTCTACATCTTTGGCATTTCTGCATTTTGGTGGGTCATGCTCTTTGGCCGCCGAGTTCTGAGTGGTTGGCGAGAACTTTGGAGCATTCCCCTTCCATTAGACCCAGAAGCTAAACCAGACTCCCTGGTAGTGCGTTGGTTGGGCTTTGGGCTGACTTTATTGAGCAGCATGGGACTTGAGTCCATTCGCATGCATTCGCTGACCTGGGAGCTTCCTAGACCTCCTGGCGGTATTTTGGGAGAGCTGATTGGTGATCCTTTGCAAATGACGCTGGGTTTTACGGGCTCTACCCTGGTGTTGTTATTCACTCTGTGTGCCGGCTTGTCTTTATTCCTTCACTTTTCCTGGTTAGATATTGCTGAGAAAGTAGGTCGCACCCTTGAGCTTGCTTACAACCGTTTGCGTGAGCGTCGCGATAGCGAAGAGGATCGTAAGTTAGGTGAAGCGGCTGCTGAAGAGCGCGAAGAGTTCGTTGAAGAGTTTCGTGGGCGAGTGGAAATTGCTAAGCCAGTACAGATTGTTCGTGCCCCAGTAGAAATTCTGAAGAGCGCCCGCGTTGAACGTGAAAAACAGCAGCCACTGTTTGTGGATATTCCAGATTCAGAATTGCCACCCTTAGCTCTATTGGATCCAGTCCCAGAAGTAAAAGAAACTATTTCAGCAGATGTATTGGAATTCACGTCTCGCTTAATCGAACGCAAGTTAGCCGAGTTCAACGTAGATGTGAAAGTCATTGCAGCCTACCCGGGCCCAGTAGTCACTCGTTACGAAATCGATCCTGCTGTTGGTGTAAAGGGTAGTCAGATTGTCAATCTTTCACGTGACTTAGCGCGCTCGCTAGGTGTAGTGAGTATGCGTGTAGTAGAAACCATTCCAGGTAAAACCTGTATGGCTTTGGAGTTACCAAACCCAACTCGTCAATCGGTTTACCTCTCCGAGATCCTGAGTTCTCAGGTTTATAACGATAGCCACTCTAACTTGACCCTTGCTTTGGGCAAGGATATTTCAGGCAGCCCCGTCGTTGCTGACTTAGCGAAGATGCCGCATTGCTTGGTTGCTGGTACTACTGGTGCTGGTAAGTCCGTTGGTATCAACGCGATGATTCTGTCTATTCTCTTCAAGGCGAAGCCTGATGAAGTGCGTCTGATCATGATTGATCCGAAGATGCTCGAGATGGCAATGTACGACAAGATTCCCCATCTCTTGTGTCCAGTGGTTACTGACATGAAGCAAGCGTATAACGCTCTCAATTGGGCTGTCAATGAGATGGAGCGTCGCTACAAGCTCATGAGTAAGTTTGGCGTACGTAATCTGGCTGGCTTCAATAAAAAAATCTTAGAGGCTGAAGAAAAAGGTGAGAAGCTTACCAATCCATTTAGCTTGACTCCTGATGATCCAGAGCCAATTTATAAAGCGCCAGTGATAGTCATCGTGATTGATGAGTTGGCGGACTTGATGATGGTCTCTGGTAAAAAGATTGAAGAGTTAATTGCCCGTATTGCTCAAAAGGCACGTGCTGCAGGTATTCATTTAGTCTTGGCAACGCAACGTCCTAGCGTGGATGTAATTACCGGCCTGATCAAGGCTAACGTTCCAACTCGTATTTCTTTTCAGGTGAGTAGCAAGATCGATAGTCGTACGATTCTGGATCAACAGGGTGCTGAAGCGCTGCTGGGTATGGGTGACATGCTCTATATGGCGCCAGGTACAGGCTTACCAGTTCGCGTCCATGGCGCCTTTGTTTCTGACGACGAGGTTCATCGTGTGGTCGAGTGGCTCAAGGAGAAGAGTGAGGCTAACTATATTGATGGCGTTCTGGAAGGCGCTGACGAATCAACTATCGATGCCCTAACCGGTGAGGGTGGTGGCGAAGCTGATCCTTTGTATGACCAAGCAGTCGCTATTGTTTTGGAAAACAAGCGCCCCTCAATATCTTTGGTGCAGCGCCACTTGCGTATTGGTTATAACCGCGCAGCCCGCTTACTGGAAGATATGGAAAAAGCTGGCTTAGTTTCTAAGATGGGTAATGGCGGTAATCGTGAAATCCTCCATCGTTCTTCAGAGTAA
- a CDS encoding type II toxin-antitoxin system VapC family toxin → MIYVDTSVFVALCTTELKSDDVAKWYANSSAKMISSTWAFTEFSSALSLKVRTSQLTEKQSREAWKKFDSLCQSDVELLPIESKVYYSAGILVVDSKSNLRAGDALHLAAAKQFKSKSLATLDKVLAKNASNVKIQAVLI, encoded by the coding sequence ATGATTTATGTTGATACAAGCGTTTTTGTAGCCTTGTGCACAACTGAGCTAAAGAGTGATGATGTTGCTAAATGGTACGCAAATAGTTCGGCAAAGATGATCTCCTCTACTTGGGCATTTACCGAATTCTCTAGTGCACTGAGTCTTAAGGTCAGAACTAGCCAATTAACAGAAAAGCAAAGTCGAGAAGCTTGGAAAAAGTTTGATAGCCTCTGTCAAAGCGATGTTGAACTCTTACCGATCGAAAGCAAAGTATATTATTCAGCCGGAATCTTAGTGGTTGATAGTAAATCAAATCTGAGGGCAGGCGATGCCCTTCACCTGGCTGCAGCGAAGCAATTTAAATCCAAATCTTTGGCCACTCTAGACAAAGTTTTAGCCAAAAATGCGAGCAATGTAAAAATTCAGGCTGTTTTAATTTAA
- a CDS encoding ABC transporter ATP-binding protein, whose product MNSARTLLSIQALEIDYPSRDGQGRVTAVKDLNLDLAQGEIGCLLGSSGCGKSTVLRAVCGFEPVKAGKILLRDQVVSSDSSHLPPNQRKVGMVFQDFALFPHLNVLENIAFGLQHLSSKERSAVAMEWLKRVSLADKADAYPHELSGGQQQRVALARAMAPEPDLILLDEPFSSLDIELRERLAGEMREILKANNITALLVTHDQFEAFAIADKVGVMTDGNVLQWDVPYELYHKPANRYIADFIGRGVFLKGIVQANNKVKIELGELDLEEDRSAEAGKEIDVLLRADDIVHDDHSTLLAEVVRKTFRGADFLYTLKLASGVEIFAFVPSHHDHAIGEKIGIHLVADHVVTFSQ is encoded by the coding sequence ATGAACTCCGCTCGCACCCTACTTTCGATTCAAGCACTGGAAATCGACTACCCCAGTCGAGATGGTCAAGGTCGTGTTACTGCTGTTAAAGATCTTAATCTCGATCTGGCTCAAGGTGAGATTGGCTGCTTATTAGGCTCATCTGGCTGTGGAAAATCCACCGTCTTGAGAGCTGTTTGCGGGTTTGAGCCCGTTAAAGCAGGGAAGATTCTCTTGCGTGATCAGGTGGTAAGCTCAGATTCCTCTCACCTCCCACCCAATCAAAGAAAAGTTGGCATGGTCTTTCAGGACTTTGCCCTCTTTCCCCATCTCAATGTTTTAGAGAATATTGCCTTTGGCTTGCAACACCTATCAAGCAAAGAAAGATCTGCAGTGGCCATGGAGTGGCTTAAGAGGGTGTCGCTAGCAGATAAGGCTGATGCATATCCTCATGAGCTCAGTGGCGGCCAACAACAGCGTGTGGCACTGGCTAGGGCAATGGCACCAGAACCAGATTTAATTTTACTAGATGAACCCTTCTCTAGTTTGGATATTGAACTGAGGGAGCGTCTTGCAGGCGAGATGCGAGAAATCCTCAAAGCAAACAACATTACCGCCCTACTAGTCACACACGATCAATTTGAGGCTTTTGCCATTGCTGATAAGGTCGGCGTTATGACTGATGGCAATGTATTACAGTGGGATGTCCCTTACGAGCTGTATCACAAGCCAGCCAATCGCTATATTGCCGACTTTATTGGTCGCGGGGTATTTCTGAAGGGGATCGTCCAAGCTAACAACAAAGTCAAAATTGAGTTAGGCGAGCTCGACCTAGAAGAAGATCGCAGCGCTGAAGCTGGAAAAGAAATCGATGTTCTCTTGCGTGCTGATGATATTGTGCATGATGATCACAGTACCTTGTTAGCAGAGGTTGTACGTAAGACCTTTAGGGGAGCCGACTTCTTGTACACCCTTAAGCTCGCTTCAGGTGTTGAAATTTTTGCTTTTGTACCTAGTCATCATGATCATGCGATTGGCGAAAAGATTGGTATACACCTGGTGGCTGATCACGTGGTCACCTTTAGCCAATGA
- a CDS encoding AbrB/MazE/SpoVT family DNA-binding domain-containing protein: MNIQISKWGNSLALRIPATLIKQIQLKDGDKVEATLSKDGAIIIRPQKLDRKAIAAQLKAFRDTLKMGKSVMDEVRSEARY; encoded by the coding sequence GTGAACATCCAAATATCGAAATGGGGAAATAGTCTGGCTTTACGCATACCCGCAACGTTGATTAAGCAAATTCAACTCAAAGATGGGGATAAGGTTGAGGCAACCCTATCAAAAGATGGCGCAATAATTATCAGGCCACAAAAATTAGATCGCAAAGCAATTGCAGCCCAACTTAAAGCATTCAGAGATACATTGAAGATGGGTAAATCGGTAATGGATGAAGTCCGATCAGAGGCACGCTATTAA
- a CDS encoding YggT family protein produces the protein MLIQIANLLLQVLVSIVAGACLLRCYLQWLAFNLGSGQSRTIGAYVLPLSNWIVIPLRKIVPSVGRFDVASFLAAYLLVVGKTAILLLLSGATLTNISWLLLALIDLVDLILSGLVGLVFASVILSWVSAGSQIQYLVSLLVEPLLAPIRKAMPNFGALDLSPLLLLLILQVLQIVASNLR, from the coding sequence ATGTTGATACAAATCGCCAATCTTCTCCTCCAAGTCCTCGTGAGCATTGTTGCGGGAGCATGTCTCCTGAGATGCTATCTCCAGTGGCTCGCCTTTAATCTGGGCTCTGGCCAAAGCAGAACCATCGGCGCATATGTGCTTCCACTGAGTAATTGGATCGTGATCCCACTTCGCAAGATAGTCCCAAGCGTTGGTCGCTTTGATGTCGCTAGCTTTTTAGCTGCTTACCTACTGGTTGTAGGCAAGACGGCCATCCTTTTATTACTCTCAGGAGCTACTTTAACGAACATCTCGTGGCTCCTATTGGCCTTAATCGATTTAGTGGATCTGATACTTTCGGGATTAGTTGGCTTGGTTTTTGCAAGCGTCATTCTCTCTTGGGTTAGTGCTGGCTCCCAGATACAGTATTTGGTCTCACTTTTAGTGGAGCCTCTGCTGGCGCCAATCAGAAAAGCAATGCCGAACTTTGGGGCCCTAGATTTATCACCTCTTTTGCTGCTGCTTATCCTACAAGTTTTGCAGATTGTGGCGAGTAATCTGAGGTGA
- a CDS encoding outer membrane lipoprotein carrier protein LolA, translating to MKSSIVLQSKAVILQRFFSAAFLGIAILFSGVALSQVESGAEQLRQFVRNSKTAEGEFVQQQLRAPKANEPQDKGLKVVRQTQGRFVFQRPGRFIWDTQKPYEQKLIADGKQLIMWDKDLNQATFRPAGQALAATPAAILFGETSLDQHFDLVESEDRLGMKWVALVPKKNPNEKNGKDMPYTKISVGMANGLPKALELIDGLGSVVLVTLDKIQLNVNLPANRFTFAPPAGAEVLRLN from the coding sequence GTGAAATCCTCCATCGTTCTTCAGAGTAAGGCAGTCATTTTGCAAAGATTTTTTTCTGCAGCATTTTTAGGAATAGCTATTCTGTTTTCAGGGGTGGCACTTTCACAAGTTGAGAGTGGAGCAGAGCAGTTGCGTCAGTTCGTGCGCAACTCCAAAACCGCTGAAGGTGAGTTTGTGCAACAGCAGTTGCGTGCACCCAAAGCAAATGAACCACAAGATAAAGGTTTAAAAGTGGTTCGCCAAACGCAGGGACGTTTTGTATTTCAGCGCCCAGGCCGATTTATTTGGGATACCCAAAAACCATACGAGCAAAAACTAATTGCCGATGGCAAGCAACTCATCATGTGGGATAAGGATTTAAATCAAGCCACCTTCAGGCCTGCTGGTCAAGCATTGGCTGCAACTCCTGCCGCAATTCTTTTTGGTGAAACTTCGCTAGATCAACATTTTGATTTAGTTGAGAGTGAAGATCGTCTGGGTATGAAATGGGTTGCCCTCGTGCCTAAGAAAAATCCCAATGAAAAAAATGGTAAAGACATGCCCTATACCAAGATCTCAGTCGGAATGGCCAATGGCCTACCTAAAGCACTAGAGCTTATTGATGGCCTTGGAAGTGTTGTTTTAGTCACGCTAGACAAGATTCAGCTCAATGTGAACCTGCCCGCCAATCGCTTTACCTTTGCGCCACCTGCCGGCGCAGAAGTCTTACGCTTAAACTAA
- the recQ gene encoding DNA helicase RecQ: protein MQSSQQILHDVFGFDQFRGAQASIVEHVVAGGDALVLMPTGAGKSLCYQIPSLVRRGVGVVVSPLIALMQDQVDALTQLGVKASFLNSSLDAATSQQVSTQLLAGDLDLIYVAPERLMNPGFLSMLDRLHAGPGIALFAIDEAHCVSQWGHDFRPEYRQLTVLHERFPKVPRIALTATADAPTRAEIVERLSLESAEQFVSSFDRPNIKYRVLQKQSAKQQLEHFLDAEHADDSGIIYCLSRRSVEETAQWLQDRGWDAMPYHAGLSVETRSANQKRFLREEGVIMVATVAFGMGIDKPNVRFVAHLDLPKSMEGYYQETGRAGRDGLPANAWMAYGFGDVVSLRQMVDSGEASEDRKRVERQKLNALLGYCESTTCRHQTILRYFGEIHAGSCGNCDNCLEPVATWNATQEVQKALSCVYRTGQRFGVTHLIDVLLGKVTPRVKQYFHEQVSTFGIGAELNQAQWNSIYRQLVAGGYLDADIELHGGLKLVDSIALPVLRGDKEVWLRKETGYSKSKATKSGVRKGSTHPFSNVADEKLWEALKSQRTELAREQGVPPYVIFHDSTLQEMVKSTPTTLDQFSRIGGVGQAKLERYGEHFIKVISAHLEAN, encoded by the coding sequence TTGCAATCGAGTCAGCAAATACTTCATGATGTTTTTGGCTTTGATCAATTTCGTGGTGCTCAGGCGTCTATTGTTGAGCATGTAGTTGCTGGTGGTGATGCTTTAGTACTCATGCCCACTGGCGCTGGCAAGTCGCTGTGCTATCAAATTCCCTCCCTAGTGCGCCGCGGTGTAGGGGTGGTAGTTTCACCCTTAATCGCGTTGATGCAAGATCAAGTCGATGCCTTAACCCAGCTAGGTGTTAAGGCTTCATTTCTAAACTCCAGTCTAGATGCGGCAACCTCACAGCAGGTAAGCACTCAATTGCTGGCTGGAGATCTCGACTTGATCTATGTAGCGCCAGAACGATTAATGAACCCAGGCTTTCTATCCATGCTTGATCGACTTCATGCGGGACCTGGGATTGCATTATTTGCAATTGATGAAGCGCACTGCGTTTCGCAATGGGGTCATGATTTTCGTCCAGAATATCGCCAGTTAACTGTTTTGCATGAGCGCTTTCCAAAGGTGCCCCGTATCGCCTTAACAGCAACGGCAGATGCGCCAACCCGCGCAGAAATTGTTGAGCGACTTTCACTGGAATCTGCTGAGCAGTTCGTCTCTAGCTTTGATCGCCCCAACATTAAGTATCGAGTTCTGCAAAAGCAGAGTGCCAAGCAACAGTTAGAGCACTTTTTAGACGCTGAGCACGCCGATGACTCTGGAATTATTTATTGCCTATCCCGTCGCAGTGTAGAAGAGACTGCGCAATGGTTACAAGACCGCGGATGGGATGCCATGCCATATCATGCTGGCCTTAGTGTAGAAACACGCAGCGCCAATCAAAAACGCTTCTTGCGTGAAGAAGGCGTCATCATGGTTGCAACCGTAGCGTTTGGTATGGGTATTGATAAGCCCAACGTCCGCTTTGTGGCTCATCTAGATCTACCCAAAAGTATGGAAGGCTACTACCAAGAAACCGGACGAGCAGGACGTGATGGCTTGCCAGCCAATGCCTGGATGGCTTACGGATTTGGGGATGTGGTGAGCTTGCGGCAAATGGTGGATTCTGGCGAAGCTTCTGAAGATCGTAAGAGGGTGGAGCGCCAAAAACTCAATGCTTTGCTGGGCTATTGCGAATCCACAACCTGCCGCCATCAAACAATCCTGCGCTACTTTGGAGAGATACATGCTGGTAGCTGTGGTAACTGCGATAACTGCCTAGAACCAGTAGCTACCTGGAATGCCACACAAGAAGTGCAAAAAGCATTGTCCTGTGTCTATCGCACCGGTCAACGCTTTGGTGTGACCCATTTAATTGATGTGCTATTGGGTAAAGTGACTCCTAGGGTAAAGCAATATTTTCATGAGCAAGTAAGTACATTTGGTATTGGTGCAGAGCTTAATCAGGCTCAGTGGAACAGTATCTATCGTCAATTGGTAGCTGGCGGTTATTTAGATGCAGATATTGAATTACATGGCGGCTTAAAGTTGGTAGACAGCATTGCTTTGCCTGTACTGCGTGGAGACAAAGAAGTTTGGCTGCGAAAAGAAACAGGCTATTCCAAGAGTAAGGCTACGAAGTCTGGGGTAAGGAAGGGCTCTACACATCCTTTTAGTAATGTTGCAGATGAAAAACTTTGGGAGGCGCTCAAGTCTCAGCGTACTGAACTAGCCCGCGAACAAGGAGTGCCACCTTATGTAATTTTTCATGACAGCACTTTGCAGGAGATGGTCAAATCTACCCCCACTACCTTAGATCAATTCAGTCGCATTGGTGGAGTCGGGCAAGCTAAGCTAGAGCGTTATGGTGAACATTTTATCAAGGTCATTTCGGCACATCTTGAGGCTAATTAG